The proteins below come from a single Prosthecobacter fusiformis genomic window:
- a CDS encoding IS110 family transposase has product MSPTPVYLGVDIAKDSLDVHFLGQSHSLANTTAGISRLIKMLSKHPDPGCLHIICEATGGYERALCTALHHNKTTLSVVNP; this is encoded by the coding sequence ATGTCCCCTACTCCTGTCTACCTCGGCGTCGATATCGCCAAAGACTCCCTGGATGTTCATTTCCTCGGCCAGTCTCACTCCCTGGCCAACACCACCGCTGGCATTTCCAGGCTCATCAAGATGCTTTCCAAACATCCGGATCCCGGCTGCCTCCACATCATCTGCGAGGCCACTGGCGGTTATGAACGAGCCCTCTGCACGGCCCTTCACCACAACAAGACCACCCTCAGCGTGGTCAACCC